In the genome of Vicinamibacterales bacterium, the window TCGGCGCGGACTCTCTGCAGGCTCTGGTCCAACTCGGCTGTCGCTTGCTGTACGGGCGCCGATCCCGCCACCTTGTCCCACGGATACCACTGCCGCCGGAGGACGAGATTAAGACTGAAGACGGCGTGGCGTGTCCACAGGCGCAACGCGCGGTCGTCGGCCGCGGTCCTCGACAGGTAGTTGGCAGCCTGCGCGGCGTCACCGACGGCCGCGGCGGCCATGGCCGCGCACGGTAGCGTCACGGACAGAACGTTCGCGGCTGAGGCTTGGCTGAACACGGCATCCGCCGTCGTTCGACCTTGCTGTCTGGCGTTCGTGTCCCACTCGAGGCCCGCCAGCACCGCCCGGCCTTCGCAGTACGACGGGTACACCGTGACGAGGTCGGTCGCCTCCTTCCGCGCCTCCTCGGTGCGCGACGCGAGGCGGAGCGGAATCACGCGTCCGACGAGCCACACGATGGGGCTGGATTCGGTGGCTGGGTCGTCCGCGAGCAGTCTGACCGCGGAGTCGTACTGGTGCTGGAGAATCGCGAACCGGGCGCGCATCTGCGCCCACCAGGGCCGGTCCGGCCGCGCCGCCTGTCCCGCATTCACCGCCTGTTCGGCTTCCGGCAGGCGGTTGAGCAGTTCGAGCGCGGCTGCGATGTCGCGGTGGGTCGCGTCGATGCCGGGTTCGAGCGACAGCGAGTGGCGGTAGAACGACAGGGCACGCTCCGGATCCTGATCGAGAACGAGGTCGCCCGCGTGGTGCCACGCCTCGCCGGACGAGGGATCGAGCGCCAGCGCGCGAGAGAGCGCCGAGGCCGCGCCAACCGGCGTCGGCGCGGACAGCGCCGCGACGAGGTGAGCGCGCGGCATCTCCGGGTCCACGGCCAGCGCGGCGTCCGCCTGCTGCCGTGCTTCGTCTGCCGTATTGGCATCGACGCCGGCGTAGAAGTCGTCCAGGTACAGAGACTCCGAAAGCCCGACTCGGGCTTCCACCAGGCGGTGATCGAGTTGCAGCGCCTGCCGGTACAAGGCAACGGCCCTGCTGCGGTCACGGTGCGCGTTGGCGTCGCGCGCCTGCAGGTAGATGTCGTATGCTGCCGGGTCGATCTGCCGCGCCATCGCGGCCGCCCAGCGATTGCCGGTCGGCATCGGGAGCCGCAGTTGGTCGGCCACCTGCCGGGCAATCTCCGCCTGGACGCCGAACGCCTGCCGCGGCTCGCGTGACATCTCGTCGGACCAGATTGACCGACCGGTCACCGCGTCCACGAGTTGCACACTCACGCGCAGTGAGTACGGCCCGGGACGGACGGTTCCTTTCAGCACGACCGCCGCGTCGAGCCGCTTCGCCAGCGCTGCCGCGGAGGGCCCGGGCGCCTCGCGAATCGTCGTCCGGCCGACGACTCTGAGCCCGGAGACCTCGCCAAGACGGCCTGCGAGATCTTCAGAAAAGCCGTATCCGTAGTACGGCCGGCTCGTGTCGCCGGGAGGTGTCGAAAACGGCAGGACGACGACGACCGTGCGCGGCGCTGGAGGCTCTGGGAACACGAGGTGACGGATCGCAGTGCGGGCGTACCAGGCCGCCGCACCGAGCCCGCCAACAACGGCGAGGACGATGGCGGCGACGAGCAGACGGCGACGCATGCGGCGAGGTCGCTCGCCCTTCGGGTTGTTCTTCCAGTGAATGGTCCTGGCCGACACGGGTACGTCCAGTCGCGCGGCCATGGCCCGCAGGTCCGCGGCCATGGTGGCTGCGTCAGGATAGCGTCCCTCCAGGCTCTTGGCGAGCGCGCGGGTGATGATTCGGTCGAACTCCGCAGGCAGCGCGGGGTTCTCGCAAGTTGGTGCCGGCGGGATCAACTGCAGAACGTTCATCGCCGTCTCTGTCGCCGTGGATGCGAGGAACGGCGAGCGGCCTGTCAGCATCTGGTAGAGGATGACGCCCAGCGAGAAGATGTCGGTGCGGTGATCGATACGACCGCCGAGAACCTGCTCAGGCGAGAGGTACGCGGCCAGTTGGCCGGCCGGGATGTCCGCTGCCTGTCCCGACCCGAGCCTCTCCGCGAACGTCTTGCGCGCCACGCCACCAGTCGTCCAGTTGGAGAGGCCAAAGTCGACGACCTTCGTCTGCTCGGCGGGCGTCACGAAGATGGTCCATGGCCGGAGGTCGCCGTGCACGATGCCCTGACGATGGGCCTCGGCGAGGGCGTCGGCAAGCTGGACGGCAAACTCGAGAGCGAGTGTGACATCGAACGGGCGGCCGGCCAGCAACGCCTCCAGCGGGCCGCCGGTAACGTATTCGTGCGCGAGGTAGACGCGCCCGTCTTCCTCACCGAAATCGAAGAGGGCCGCGATGTGGGGATGTGAGAGGGCGGCGGCGAGCGCCGCGTCGGCCAGCAGTGCGTCACGGCGCAGAGGGTCGCCGGCGATCGCGGGCGCAACGAGTCGTAGCGCCACCGTGCGTCCCATGCGCGCATCGCGCGCACGGCAGACCTCACCGATGCCACCGGAGCCGAGCCGCTCGAGAATTTTGTAGTGGCCGAAACTTTCCATCAAAACGTTGCCAGGCCGGGAGCGACAGTATACCCCGCGTTCCGCTCATCGGCCGAAATCAAGCAAGTCGCACGCAGCACCCGGTACCTCCCACTCGGCACGTTTCACCGTCGCACCCACGTCCCCCCGCCGTCCGTCGTGCTGTACTCGGTACGGTCCTTCGCCGCAATCGTCGCCGCCGTACCGCTCCACGCGCGGACCGAAACCAGGTCGATGCTGGTTGGTGACGCGACGCGCTGCCAGGTCTCGCCATCGACGGTGCGAAGGACCAGGCCGGCGGCCCCGACGATCCAGCAGACGCTGGCGCTCGGCGCGGAAGCGTCGAGCAGCGCAACGTCGGCACCACTCGATTGGCGCTGCCAGGTCTGACCGTGATTCCCGGACCGCTCGATGGTGCCAGCGTCGCCGTAGCGCCAGAGGACCGGCGTGCCCGGCACCGATGTCACGAGAAGCGAAGAACTGGATTCGCGGTCCGCGCGCATGGCCGATTTCTGCGCACCGACCTGTCGCGTCTCGACCCCTGGAGCAGCGGTCTCGGCGCGGGAGGCAACGGCGGTCAACCGGGGTGAAAGCGCGGTGTCCGCTGCCACCGGAGAGGCACCGCCACCGGCTGAGGGCGCCGCTGCTGGTAGCTGGCGCACGGAAGGCGCCGGCGCCGCCGCGCGGTCGGGCTCCCGTGCGGCATTCTCTGCCTGAGAGGCCGGAGCGGATGACCGCGTCTGCGCCAGGTCGGCCGCCGCTGGCGGCGCGGCCGGAACCACGTCGGCGGGTGCCGGTTTGGACTGTGCCATCTGGCCTTCAGTCGCGATCAACTCCGGCGGGCGTGTGGGCGCGACGAGCGTCCGCCCCCCCACCACCAGGAGCACGACGGCGGCCGCCACAGGCACCAGCCAGCGCCAGTGCCAGAACAGGGGGCGCGGCGGCAATGGCAGAGGTGCCGCCCGCGTGACCTCCGGCTCCGACCGTGCGAGGTCGGCGAGAATCCGCTGGCACTCGCCGCACCCGGCGGCGTGCGCCTCGATCCGCCCGGCCTCCACCGGGACCAGCGACCGGTCGAACCACGCGGCGAGCAGGTCGGTGTCGGGACACGCGTTCCCCGGCGCGGCGGTCTGCCGCGCGAGGCTGTCCGCGACCAGTCGGTCGAACGCGGGCTCCCGATCTCCGGCGGTGGACGTCACATCCTCGCTCCTTCTCTCAGAACGATCCATCGGGCGTTTCTTGCTGTCCCATCGCCCGCTCGAGGTCGACGCCGACATCGTCCAACGCGTAGTCGAGACACGCCGCCACCTGGCGGTCGTCGAAGTGATGGTCCGTGCGCAGTGTCCGCTCGACTTCGGACTTCAGGCGCCGCCGGATGCGCTCCAGCTTGCGCGACACCGTCGCTTCGTGCTCGCCCATCAGCCGACCGATCTGCGCGAGCGTCAGACGCTGCACGTAGTAGGAGGCCAGCCGCAGGCGGTCGTGCGCCTCGAGGCGGCCGATCGCGCCAGCCACCGCACGCTGTGCGAGCATCGCGAAGTGCCGCCGGTCCGGATCGGGTACACCCTCGTCGCTTTGCGGCGTCGGCCCGCGCCCGGCGTCGGCGATGCCGGCCTCGTCATCGAGCGGCCGCAGACGACGAGCCATCCGGATGCGATCGACGTTCCGCTGCGCGAGGATCGCGCGAAGCCACGTGGACAGGCGGCTCCGACCGTGGAAATAGTCGAAGAGCGATCGGCGGCAGCCGTCGCGTTCCTCGAGGCCGTACAGCTCCGCGTACAACGAATCGGCGAGTTCCGTGCCGTCGCTGTCGCCGGCAATCGCACGCGCCGCGGCACGCAACCCGGGGCGATGGCACTCGATGAAATACGCCCACGCCGACACCTGGCCTTCGGCGCAGGCGCACGCGAGCGCAAGTTCCTCGAGGTTCAGCGAGTTCACATACTCCTGGACGACGACGGGCGTCTTGACTTCGGTGGCAAAACGGCTGGCAATGCTCCGCTCGAGCGCACGGGCAAACGACTCGCGGGACAGACCCCATCTCGGCGCGTTCGACCGTGCAAACGCGCGCGACAACAGCGGCTCGTCGACGAGACGGGATGGGACGGTGTGCGGCGCTGGCATCCTTTGCCAGCCCTATTCTACGCCGTGCACAGAGAAACGACCCCCGCCGCGAAGAACACTCCCGCGAACGCCGGACAATGGCTCCGGGAGAGATTGCTCCGCAAGCGTGCTGGCCACGGGCCGCGCGCCGGAAGCTGCGGGCCGATGGTCACACGACGGCTAGTTCAGCGATTCGGCCGGGGCCCGGTGAAGCGCCAGGCCACCGGAGAACTCCGACAGGCGGTCTCGGAGGATCATGCGGCCGCGATGCAGGCGTGACTTGAGCGTCTGGTCCTTCACGCGCAGCACCGCGCTGGCTTCCTCGGTCGTCAAACCGTGGACGTCGCGCAGGAGGACCGGCAGGCGGTAGATTGAAGGGAGAACGGACAGCTCCCGGACGAGCTTCTCGCGCAACTCGGCCCGCATCACCTCATCGTCGGCCATCGAGGACCAGTCGGCGATGTCGGTCGGGTAGGTCGAGCGCTTGCCGTTCTGGAGGTCGGTGAGCAGGGGCCCGGTCGTGTCGCGCCGGCTGGCCCTTACGCTGCGCAGCCGCGACATCGCCGTGTTGAAGGTGATGCGATAGATCCAGGACGACAGCGCAGCGTCGCCGCGAAACGCGTCGATCTTCTGATATACCTTGAGCAACACGTCCTGCACAACCTCGTCCGCGTCTTCCTCGTTCCTGACGTAGCGAAGCGCGAGCTGGCGGATTCGGGGCGAGTATCGAACGGCCAGGTCCGAGACCGCTGACTGGTCCCGCGCCCGAAGGCGCTCGACCAGAGTGTCTTCAACGGTGGTTTCTTCGAGAATTCGTGCCACGAGATTAGTAACCCGTCGTAGTCCACAATTATTCCCGACACTGCCTGGCGAATACATGGCGAATCTTGGCGTCTTCTTCGACCTTGTTGGAACGCTCATCCACGGGCGAACGACGATCGGGGAACAGTATGCGTTCTGGGCGAGGCGGTTTGGGGCGGAAGAAGCCGATCCGGACCGGCTGGAGGCCGCCTTCCGGCGGGCCATGCTGGCCGCGCCGCGGATGGCGTTTCCGGGCAGATCCCGTCGAGACGCCGAGGCTTTGGAACGGGCGTGGTGGAAGCAACTCGTCCGCGCCGTCATCGGCGACGCCGGTCTGTCACCGGCACTCGCCGGCACCACCTTCGACCTCTTCTTCGAGAACCTGTTCTCTCACTTCACAACCGAACAGGCCTGGCAGACGTACCAGGACGCCATTCCCGCGCTCACCCGTCTGCATGCGCGCGGGCTCATCGTCGGCGTCATCACCAATTACGATGCCCGCGTTTACGCCGTGCTCGACACGCTTGGCCTGTCGCCGCTCCTCGATTCGGTCACGATTCCCGCTGACGTCGGTGCATCCAAACCGGATGCTGCCATTTTCGCGCACGCCCTTGTGCGTCATGGCCTGGATGCATCGGACGCACTGTTTGTCGGTGACGAACTCGAGGACGATTACCGCGGCGCCGTGGAGGCCGGCATGCAGGCGCTGCTTCTCGACCGGGATGGACGATGGACCGGAATGCAGGGGATCGATTCCATACCGGACCTGAGAGAGTTGTAGGAGGAAGTCGGGGCTGACGTTTGTCAGTCGATGGCAGCCGCCGGCTGACTGGGATCCTCGACTGCCCCGAACACCTCGCAGAACTGGTCGACGACGACATCCTCGACCTCGCGCATCGGGATCTCGCGGCGAAGGAGGCGCGCGAGCGACGTCACGCCGTGGTCGCGGATGCCGCAGGGGACAATCAGGTTGAAGTAGTCGAGGTTGGTGGTCACGTTGTAGGCGAAGCCGTGGCTCGTGATCCAGCGCGAGATGCGGACGCCAATCGCGCCAATCTTGCTTCCGCCGACCCACGAACCGGTCAGCCCCTCAATCCGGCCAGCCTCGATCCCGAATGCCGCCGTGGTCCGGATCATCACCTCCTCCAGGTCGCGGACGTACCTGTGCACGTCCTGCCGGTCGGGTCGGAGATCGATGATGGGATAGGCGACGAGCTGGCCGGGACCGTGGTACGTGACGTCGCCGCCTCGGCCCGTTTCGACGAGTTGGACGCCGAGCGTCTCCAGGCGCTGCGGTGTGGCGAGCACGTTCGAGCGCGCCGGGTCGCTGCGCACGCCGAGCGTGATCACATGGGGATGCTCGAGCAACAACAACAGATCGCCGACACGGTCCGCGCGCCGGTCCTCGGTGAGCTGCCGTTGCAGGGCGAGCGCCTCACCGTACGGCACGCGTCCCAGCCGCCTGACGTCGAAGGTCCTCACAACGATGCCGCGTCGAAGTTCTCGATCTGCTGTTTCACCACCGACATGAACTGGTCGGCGACCGCGCCGTCGATCAGCCGGTGATCGTAGCCAAGTGCCAGGTACGCCCGTGGCCTGATCGCAATCGCGTCGTCGACGACGACGGGCCGTTTCTCGACCGCGCCGATGCCGAGGATGGCGACCTGCGGCTGGCTGATGATCGGCGTGCCGAAGAGCGCCCCGAACACGCCGGGGTTCGTGATCGTGAAGGTGCCGCCCTGGACCTCCTCGGGCTTGAGCTGTTTGCTCCGGGCGCGGCTGGCGAGATCGTGCATCGCGCGGCTCAGGCCCAGGATGCTCTTCTCGTCGGCCTGGCGGACGACGGGCACAATCAGCCCCCAGTCGAGCGCGACCGCGATGCCGATGTTGATGTCCTTGTGGTAGATGATGTTCTCGCCGTCGATCGACGAGTTGATGACCGGTACCGCGCGCAGGCCGTCCACCACGGCCTTGACGATGAACGGCAGGTACGTGAGCTTGGCGCCGGCCTGCTCGAATTCGGCCTTCTTCGCGTCGCGGATCTTCGACACGCGGGTGAAGTCGATCTCGAACACCGAGTGGACGTGCGCGGACGTGCGACGGCTTGCGATCATGTGCTCGGCGATGCGCCGGCGCATGATCGACAATGGCACGACCTCGTCTCGCGCGCCTGGTCTGACGCCGGGCACGGCAGGCGGCGGCGCGGCCTCCTCCTTGTTATCGATGTAGCCAAGGATGTCGTGCTTGGTCACGCGTCCGCCGATGCCTGAGCCCGGGAGCTGCGAGATGTCCACGCCATGCTCGGCCGCGATGCGGCGCACGAGTGGTGACGACTTCTGTCGCAGCGCCGGCGCGTCTGGCGCCGGCGCGCCTGCAGTCGCCGCGCTTGCTGCAGGAGCCGATGCGACTGCCACCGCCTCCGGCGGCACGGCCCGGGCCACCGGGCCCGCCTGGCCCTGCGCCACCACCGTCGCGCCGGGGGCGTCGTCGATGACTGCGACGACCTGGTTGACGGGGATGGTCTCGCCTTCCTTCGATCGAATCTCGGTGAGAAGGCCGGCCGCGGGAGAGGGAATCTCCGCGTCCACCTTGTCGGTCGAGATCTCGAACAGCGGCTCGTCGCGATCGACGTGGTCGCCGACCCGTTTGACCCAACGGACGATCGTGCCCTCGGCAATCGACTCGCCCATCTGCGGCATCAGAACGTTGGTTGGCATAGGCTCAGACGTGAATGGCGCCGCCGTGCAGGGCATGGGCGGCTTCGCCCACCGCTTCGGCGAACGTCGGGTGCGCGTGAATGGTCCGGACCAGTTCCTCGCCGGTGCACTCGAGGCGAAGGGCCACCGACGCCTCCGCAATCAGATCGGTCGCACGCGGGCCGATGATGTGCACGCCGAGCACCTCGTCGTACTTCTTCTCGGCAACGATCTTGACGAACCCTTCTGTCTCACCGGCAATCTTCGCCCGGCCGAGCGCCATGAACGGGAAGGTACCGACGAGGACATCGTAGCCGGCGTCCTTCGCACGCTGCTCGGTCAGGCCGATGCTGCCGATTTCCGGGTCACAGAACGTGCAGCCCGGCACCTGGTCGTAATCGACGGTGCGCGGCGGTTGTCCGGCTATCCGCTCTGCGGTCGCCATGCCTTCGGCTGTGGACACGTGAGCGAGCTGTGGGTGCCCCGGCTTCCCGAAGGAGATGACGTCTCCGACTGCCGAGATGCCGGCGGCGCCGGTCCGGTAGAACTCGTCCACGACGATGTAGCCGCGGTCGAGGCGGAGCCCGGCTTCGGCAGCGCCAAGTCCTTCGGTCACGGGCCCGCGGCCCGTGGCGACCAGCAGGTAGTCGGCGTGGATCTTCTCGACCTTGCCGTCGGGCAGCTGCACCTCGAGGTCGACGGCGTCCTCCGCCGATCGCGCGGTCGTCACCTTCGATCCGGTGTACGTCCTGATGCCGCGTTTCTTGAACGCCTTCTGCAACTCGGCCGACACCGCCTCGTCCTCGATCGGCACGAGGCGCGGCAACAACTCGATGATTGTCACGTCGCTGCCATAGCTCTTGAAGATCGAGCCGAACTCGACGCCCACCGCGCCGGCGCCGAGAATCGCGATCGACTTCGGCACCTCGCGGAGCGCGATCGCCTCATCGCTGGTGATGATTCGCCGGCGGTCGATCTCGACGCCCGGCACGCTGCGCGGCTGCGACCCGGTGGCGACGACGATCTCCTTCGTGGCGTGGAGCATCTGCGGCTGCTCGCCGGTCACCTCCACGTTGCCGTTGCCGGCCAGGCGCGCGGTTCCCTTGATCCAGTCGATCTTGTTCTTCTTGAAGAGGAACTCGACGCCCTTGGTGAGAGTCGTGACGACCTTGTCCTTGCGCGCCTGCACCTGCTTCATGTCGATCGTCACCGACGCGCCGTCGATCGAGAGCCCCCACTCCTTGGCACCACGCGCCACCTTCAGCGCGTGCGCGTGCTCGAGCAGCGCCTTGGTCGGGATGCAGCCCCAGATCAGGCAGGTTCCGCCGAGCGCCTTCTGCTTCTCCACGACCGCGACGCGCAGCCCAAGCTGCGCCGCGCGGATCGCCGTCGGATAGCCGCCCGTTCCCGCACCCACCACGACAACGTCGTACTCGTTCGCCACAGTGACTCCTCGATGATGAAGCAACTGAATCTGCCGAATCACCGCTCGGTGCCCGACCGCTGCGTGTTCGGCTCGCGGCGGACAGACGACAGCGGGATGAACGCACTCGCCACCCCGGGATCGCCGGCGCCGTCGGCCGTTCGAACCGCGCCAGCCGACGGCTCGACGCGCGCCTGCAGGCGGTCATGCTCGTACCGCAGTTCCCAGTATCTCTGCGTCAGCCGGTCCACACGTCGCGACAGGCTCCTGACGTATGTCGCCGCAAACAGCGCCAGCAACAGGGCGACAACGGAAACGACCCACCAAGGCATTGGGCTCCCGGCTCTGGACTCTCGGCAGGAAACGCGCGTAGATCTATCGTTGCCCAGGCCTCAGCCACAGTCAACTCAACACTACCGGCCGGCTGGGATTACAATCGGTCCGGCTGGCGGAGACGATGACCAAACTGAAGACCGTGCTGATCGTGGACGATGACGCGTCAACGCGCCTCGGGTTCAGTGCGCTGATCCAGCGCCAGTACCGCGTGGTGGCCGTGGCAGCCGGTGAGGCGGCCATCGCGACACTGTCACAGGAGGAGGCCGACATCCTCCTGGTCGACGCCGAACTGCCCGGTATCAGCGGCCTGGATCTCCTCCGCATCGTCAAGGAGAACTACGCGCTGCCCGAAATCGTGATGATGTCGGCCGACGGTCGCGTGGACACTGCGGTCCAGGCGATCAAGCTCGGCGCGTACCACTTCCTTTCGAAGGACTGCCACAGCGACGAACTGCTGGCGGTGCTCCGCAACGCCAGCGATCATCAGGACCTGAACCGCCAGGTGCTCGCGCTGAGCGCGCAGGTCGCCGATTCCGATCGCGAGTTCGTGGTTGGCGAGAGCCGCGCGATGCAGAGCGTCGTCGACCTCGTGCAGCGCATCGCGAAACTGTCTGCGACGATTCTCGTCCTCGGCGAGAGCGGCACCGGCAAGGAGCTTCTCGCCAGGCTGATCCACCGCCAGAGCGATCGGCCGCTCGGTCCGTTCATCCCCGTGAACCTTGCCGCTGTTCCGCGCGATCTCGTCGAGAGCACGCTGTTCGGCCACGAGAAGGGGGCGTTCACCGGCGCGGTTCGCCAGCAGCTCGGCAAGTTCGAGCTGGCCTCCGGTGGCACGCTCTTCCTCGACGAGATTGGCGACATGGGGCTGGAGTTGCAGGGGAAGCTGCTGCGCGCCATCCAGGAGGGCGAGATCGAGCGCGTGGGCGGCGGCCGGCCGATCGACACCGACTTCCGCCTGATTGCCGCCACCAACGTCGATCTCGAGAAGGCCGTGAAGGAGGCCCGGTTTCGCGAGGATCTCTACTACCGGCTCAACGTCATCCCGGTGCGCATGCCGCCGCTGCGCGAACGGGTCGAGGATATCCCCGCGCTCGTCGCGTGCTTCGTGGCCCGCTACGCGACCCGCTTCCGGCGCAACGTGCAGGGCGTGGCCCCGCAGGCCATGAGGCTGCTGCAGGCCCACTGGTGGCCCGGCAACATTCGAGAGCTCGAGAACCTCATCGAACGCGTCGTCGCGATCAGCGACGGCGAATGGATCACGGACGAGGACCTGCCATTCGAGTACCAGCTTCCCGTGCCGCCGCCCGAGCGCGAAGATCAGAACGACGGCAAGCTGCTGCAGCGGGCATGCGAGACGTTCGAGCGCAACTTCATCCTCAAGGCGCTGGAGCGAACGGGCTGGAACGTCACCGGCGCGGCGCGCCACCTGGGGATTCCGCTCAGCACGATGAAGCACAAGATGGATCGGCTGGAGATCCGACCGCTCGCAAAACGCCTGCGCGGCGTCTGAGGGGAGGAGGGTTGAGCCACCAGCGGGTCGGCATGGCCGACCCGCCGGCTCAGTGCGATCGACGCCGTGTTCCCTGAGCCCGTCGACGACCGAGCGGCGCTCAGGAACGACGCTACTTGCGCGGAAGGACGGTGTCCTTCAGCTGCTTTGCGATCTTTGCCTTGACGACGGTCTTGGCGGGAATCTTGATCGCTTCGCCGGTGGCCGGGTTCCGGCCCATCCGCGCCTTGCGCTTCTGCACCACCAGCTTGACCATACCGGGCAGCACGAACTCGCCCGACCGCTTGAGCTCTTTCTCGGCAAGCACTGTCAGCTCGTCGAAGAACTCACGCGCCTGCGCACGCTTCATTTCGAAGCGATCGGCAAAGTGCGCGAACAGCTCGGATTTGCCCATTCTGCGGGCGTCAGCCATCGGCGTCCCCCTCACGTTGGGCGCGCTTGTCATTCGACCGCTACCAACCGCGCGCGCAGGCGGCTGTGCGGAAACAGGCCTAAATTTCGTCGTATCCTAGCTCGCACCTTCAGAGCTTGTCAATTCCGATTGCGTGGTTCACGCACGGATTTCGCCGCGGTAGAATGCTCGCATGCCCGCACCATCCATCGAGACGTTCGCCAACCCGAACCCCGGCCGCGATTACGAAATCGCGATCCAATGTCCCGAGTTCACGTCGGTCTGCCCGAAGACAGGACTGCCCGACTTCGGCGAGATCCGCATCACCTACGTGCCGGACCAACGGTGCATTGAACTGAAGGCTCTCAAATATTACCTGATCGAGTTCAGAAACAAGGGGATTTTCTACGAATCGGTCACGAACCAGATTCTCGACGATCTCGTCGCGGTCTGTTCCCCGCGCCGCATGACCGTCGTCGGCGACTTCACGCCGCGCGGTGGAATCAAGACCGTGGTCACGGTGAAGTACGAGAGAGCCGGGAACGGATGACGAGTACTACTTCTGCTTCTGCAACTGCGCCACGATCGCCTCGAGACGTTCGAGACGCGCCTTCAGCGCGTCGTTTTCCGCCTTCAGTTCGCGCACGCCCGCCAGCGTCAGGTAGGGAAGCTCGCTGTAGTTCACCATCTTGTAGCCGCGCACATCCGTCGCGACCATCTCAGGGAAGACCCGCTCCACATCCTGCGCGATGAGGCCGGAGTTGAGCGCCTCACCGAAGTGATACTCGGGAAACTCCTTCACCTTCCAGTTGAAGTGGACCGGCTGCAGGCGCACGAGGCGGTCGAGCACCGGCGCAAAGGGGTTCACATTGGTCTTCAGCCTCGCATCCGACGAGCAGAGGCCTAACATGCCAGCGCCCGCGTAGTTCATGAGGCAACCGTTCGTGCCGCTCGTCCCCACCCTGATGTCGCCGACCACCTGCAGCGTGGTGTTCGGCGCCGACGTCCCGATGCCGACGCTCACCGCGTTGGCACCGGTCCCTCCCAGCACCAATGAGTTGTTCTGCGTGACCAACGCGTTCGCACCAATCGCCGTCGCGTTGACGATGCCGCTGTTGTAGCCGTCGGTTGCCGCATGGTACCCGACGAAGGTGTTGTTCGAGCCCGTGACGACCAGCGCCCCTGCCTGCGTGCCAATCGCGGTGTTCCCGGCGCCGACGCTCGTCTGGAGGAGACTCCCGTACCCGACAGCCGTGTTCGAGTCTCCGGTGCTGTTCGTGTAGAGCGCCTGGTAGCCGACGCCGGTGTTGCTGCCGCCCGATGTCGTGAAACCGCCGCCCGCCTGACCACCCGCGAAGGTATTCGTCGGGTCGCCATAGGCGTGCAGGAAACTCTGGCCGCCGATCTTCAGCACCCCGGTGGTCGCCCCTCCGGTTGCGGGCAGCTCCAGGTTGCCGCTGCTGATCGTCTGCGTGGCCGTAAACGTGTTCGCATCGCGGCTCAATGCCGTGGTCTGCGTGGTCCCGTCCGGGAACCTGAAGCCGCCGGCCATGCTCCAGACCGCTCCGTTGACAGTCAGTTTCTGTGCCGGCGTCGAGGTGCCGATCCCGATGTTCCCCCCAGGCTCGACGCGGAGCCGCTCGACC includes:
- a CDS encoding dihydrolipoamide acetyltransferase family protein, producing MPTNVLMPQMGESIAEGTIVRWVKRVGDHVDRDEPLFEISTDKVDAEIPSPAAGLLTEIRSKEGETIPVNQVVAVIDDAPGATVVAQGQAGPVARAVPPEAVAVASAPAASAATAGAPAPDAPALRQKSSPLVRRIAAEHGVDISQLPGSGIGGRVTKHDILGYIDNKEEAAPPPAVPGVRPGARDEVVPLSIMRRRIAEHMIASRRTSAHVHSVFEIDFTRVSKIRDAKKAEFEQAGAKLTYLPFIVKAVVDGLRAVPVINSSIDGENIIYHKDINIGIAVALDWGLIVPVVRQADEKSILGLSRAMHDLASRARSKQLKPEEVQGGTFTITNPGVFGALFGTPIISQPQVAILGIGAVEKRPVVVDDAIAIRPRAYLALGYDHRLIDGAVADQFMSVVKQQIENFDAASL
- the lpdA gene encoding dihydrolipoyl dehydrogenase, yielding MANEYDVVVVGAGTGGYPTAIRAAQLGLRVAVVEKQKALGGTCLIWGCIPTKALLEHAHALKVARGAKEWGLSIDGASVTIDMKQVQARKDKVVTTLTKGVEFLFKKNKIDWIKGTARLAGNGNVEVTGEQPQMLHATKEIVVATGSQPRSVPGVEIDRRRIITSDEAIALREVPKSIAILGAGAVGVEFGSIFKSYGSDVTIIELLPRLVPIEDEAVSAELQKAFKKRGIRTYTGSKVTTARSAEDAVDLEVQLPDGKVEKIHADYLLVATGRGPVTEGLGAAEAGLRLDRGYIVVDEFYRTGAAGISAVGDVISFGKPGHPQLAHVSTAEGMATAERIAGQPPRTVDYDQVPGCTFCDPEIGSIGLTEQRAKDAGYDVLVGTFPFMALGRAKIAGETEGFVKIVAEKKYDEVLGVHIIGPRATDLIAEASVALRLECTGEELVRTIHAHPTFAEAVGEAAHALHGGAIHV
- a CDS encoding sigma-54 dependent transcriptional regulator, which gives rise to MTKLKTVLIVDDDASTRLGFSALIQRQYRVVAVAAGEAAIATLSQEEADILLVDAELPGISGLDLLRIVKENYALPEIVMMSADGRVDTAVQAIKLGAYHFLSKDCHSDELLAVLRNASDHQDLNRQVLALSAQVADSDREFVVGESRAMQSVVDLVQRIAKLSATILVLGESGTGKELLARLIHRQSDRPLGPFIPVNLAAVPRDLVESTLFGHEKGAFTGAVRQQLGKFELASGGTLFLDEIGDMGLELQGKLLRAIQEGEIERVGGGRPIDTDFRLIAATNVDLEKAVKEARFREDLYYRLNVIPVRMPPLRERVEDIPALVACFVARYATRFRRNVQGVAPQAMRLLQAHWWPGNIRELENLIERVVAISDGEWITDEDLPFEYQLPVPPPEREDQNDGKLLQRACETFERNFILKALERTGWNVTGAARHLGIPLSTMKHKMDRLEIRPLAKRLRGV
- a CDS encoding HU family DNA-binding protein, translating into MADARRMGKSELFAHFADRFEMKRAQAREFFDELTVLAEKELKRSGEFVLPGMVKLVVQKRKARMGRNPATGEAIKIPAKTVVKAKIAKQLKDTVLPRK
- the queF gene encoding preQ(1) synthase, translating into MPAPSIETFANPNPGRDYEIAIQCPEFTSVCPKTGLPDFGEIRITYVPDQRCIELKALKYYLIEFRNKGIFYESVTNQILDDLVAVCSPRRMTVVGDFTPRGGIKTVVTVKYERAGNG
- a CDS encoding tail fiber domain-containing protein, whose protein sequence is MARSRAHVAAVTLALVIAFAASGRAATAADPPVPGVIRFAGSVAPASGTVTVVFSLYAGQSDEMPLWHEVQTLVVDGGGRYSVALGAATPGGLPAELFARGEARWLGARVEGQPEQPRAMLVSVPYAFKAGDAETVAGRPLSAFVLAGNTTGVGPDGLTYVDTRVLKSGLAAAAPSPQAATTGTQNYLARFMADGVSLGDSTVFQAGARVGVGTTTPAATLHVVSTEPPLTAPALFFDVVNNSLGALPAIYRAARGVPGALSAVGTDDILGGLAVRGYATTKYSDGAGQVMFRAAQNWTDTAQGTYLLFSTTALGTVGWVERLRVEPGGNIGIGTSTPAQKLTVNGAVWSMAGGFRFPDGTTQTTALSRDANTFTATQTISSGNLELPATGGATTGVLKIGGQSFLHAYGDPTNTFAGGQAGGGFTTSGGSNTGVGYQALYTNSTGDSNTAVGYGSLLQTSVGAGNTAIGTQAGALVVTGSNNTFVGYHAATDGYNSGIVNATAIGANALVTQNNSLVLGGTGANAVSVGIGTSAPNTTLQVVGDIRVGTSGTNGCLMNYAGAGMLGLCSSDARLKTNVNPFAPVLDRLVRLQPVHFNWKVKEFPEYHFGEALNSGLIAQDVERVFPEMVATDVRGYKMVNYSELPYLTLAGVRELKAENDALKARLERLEAIVAQLQKQK